In the genome of Paenibacillus sp. FSL R5-0766, one region contains:
- a CDS encoding Crp/Fnr family transcriptional regulator, with product MICTHEAKDACFSKVSLFQHLDPSEAALLISLLHTRKYNKGEVVVQEGERSDTLYVVHQGCVKLSKYNGNGKEHIIRFLFPGDFFGQDSLLHQKPHAANAEVLEPSAICSISKHDFDQLLEHDPKLAYHFLLAISNLLRETDEWNSSLSAMTTEQKIAKLLLYFHTRNHARHEIRLPVFKKDMALLLGITPETLSRKLTMMQTQGLLQVTGNCILILQLEQLREKVTH from the coding sequence ATGATCTGTACACACGAAGCGAAGGATGCCTGTTTCTCCAAAGTATCTCTGTTCCAGCATCTTGATCCATCCGAAGCTGCCTTGCTGATCTCCCTTCTGCATACCCGCAAATATAACAAAGGCGAAGTTGTCGTTCAGGAGGGCGAACGCTCAGATACGCTTTACGTGGTCCACCAGGGATGTGTGAAGTTATCCAAATACAATGGAAATGGCAAGGAACATATTATTCGGTTTCTGTTTCCCGGTGATTTCTTCGGACAAGATTCCCTGTTACACCAAAAACCACATGCCGCGAACGCCGAAGTTCTGGAGCCTTCAGCCATCTGCTCTATCAGCAAGCATGACTTTGACCAGTTACTTGAACATGATCCGAAGCTTGCTTACCATTTCCTGCTTGCCATTTCCAATCTTCTGCGTGAAACAGATGAATGGAACAGTTCGCTCAGTGCGATGACAACGGAACAGAAGATTGCCAAGCTGCTTTTGTATTTCCATACCCGAAATCATGCAAGGCATGAGATCCGCTTGCCTGTTTTCAAAAAAGATATGGCTCTGTTACTCGGGATTACACCTGAAACACTAAGTCGCAAACTTACCATGATGCAAACTCAGGGGCTACTTCAGGTTACAGGAAACTGCATCCTTATTCTTCAACTGGAGCAGCTTAGGGAAAAGGTTACTCACTGA
- a CDS encoding multicopper oxidase domain-containing protein: protein MFSLLNVYKWSLVFAIFTATLSHCSSTDTVKPVHHDEVSSSSSAVSQPPVDPIIRREGTTVYIEMTAQVTDVEISEGVIYNAWTFNGTVPGPVLRVTEGDTLVFTLKNKDSSLPHSMDFHAVHAAPSSKFIDVMPGEEGTFTYSTSSPGVFMYHCGTKPVLAHIANGMYGMIIVEPKAGYPSDDLVDREYTLVQSEWYKEHDYEAFLNGEPDYVVFNGNDYGLVKHPLLAKVGDTVRIYVSNAGPNEVSSFHVVGTIMDRVYTDGNPRNIQYGIQTVMLPASGGAVVEFTVTEEGDYAIVTHQFNHVAKGAAAVLRVTKDGTDHGGPTMSH, encoded by the coding sequence ATGTTCTCCTTACTGAATGTATATAAATGGTCACTCGTATTCGCTATATTCACAGCAACGCTCTCTCACTGTAGTTCAACTGATACGGTTAAACCTGTTCACCACGATGAAGTCTCCTCCTCCTCCTCTGCGGTCAGTCAACCCCCGGTGGACCCGATCATTCGCAGAGAAGGTACTACGGTATATATTGAAATGACGGCTCAGGTTACAGATGTCGAAATCTCCGAAGGAGTGATCTACAACGCTTGGACATTTAATGGTACCGTTCCCGGACCCGTCCTACGAGTGACCGAGGGAGATACATTGGTGTTCACGTTAAAAAATAAAGATTCCAGCCTGCCTCACTCCATGGATTTTCACGCTGTACATGCTGCTCCAAGCAGCAAATTTATTGATGTGATGCCAGGCGAGGAAGGCACGTTCACCTACTCAACCTCCTCACCAGGTGTATTCATGTATCACTGTGGAACCAAACCGGTTCTTGCCCATATCGCAAACGGGATGTACGGCATGATTATTGTTGAACCCAAGGCTGGATATCCTTCCGATGACTTGGTTGATCGTGAGTATACCCTTGTTCAGAGTGAATGGTACAAAGAGCATGATTATGAAGCTTTTTTGAACGGGGAACCGGATTATGTCGTATTTAACGGTAATGACTATGGATTAGTAAAACATCCCCTGTTAGCCAAAGTAGGAGATACGGTGCGAATCTATGTCAGTAATGCCGGACCCAATGAAGTCTCATCCTTCCACGTTGTGGGTACCATTATGGACCGTGTGTATACCGATGGGAATCCACGCAACATCCAGTATGGAATACAGACGGTTATGCTTCCCGCAAGTGGTGGAGCTGTCGTAGAGTTCACCGTGACCGAAGAAGGTGATTATGCGATTGTAACCCATCAGTTCAACCATGTAGCCAAAGGCGCTGCCGCTGTTCTGCGTGTGACCAAGGATGGTACGGATCATGGTGGACCCACGATGTCTCACTGA
- a CDS encoding SMI1/KNR4 family protein, producing MYIVSRVLKPVPTEELDHFEQQHGISLPLSYRTWIEQYGEGTYTGWMNVQRPDSEVLKPFVEYDFWIHTDDSPISQHQLEQCISIGSSVDGDFLAVHPEVEGLLWLPRHDENITLWTCSETEFGETLDRIYCGYYHQDKPITPLYFEPWNELRKHTFYHFSGTEQGSSMKELADTCKTEFNWDAVLENEYMCKMFMVSMGGYLRFNYAAGREVALFYEEKNGAEEATDNEISMFLQAHHCTAYE from the coding sequence ATGTATATTGTATCCCGTGTACTTAAGCCGGTTCCAACAGAGGAACTGGATCACTTTGAACAACAGCACGGCATCTCGCTACCTTTATCATACCGCACCTGGATTGAGCAATACGGGGAAGGTACATACACGGGTTGGATGAATGTGCAGAGACCTGACTCGGAAGTGTTGAAGCCTTTTGTGGAATATGATTTTTGGATACATACGGATGATTCGCCTATAAGTCAGCATCAACTTGAACAGTGCATCTCCATCGGCAGTTCTGTAGATGGAGATTTCCTTGCTGTTCATCCGGAAGTTGAGGGGCTGCTGTGGCTACCACGTCATGATGAGAATATCACCTTATGGACATGCTCGGAGACTGAATTTGGTGAAACGTTGGACCGGATCTATTGTGGGTATTATCATCAGGATAAACCGATAACGCCACTATACTTTGAACCGTGGAATGAGCTGCGGAAACATACGTTTTACCATTTTTCAGGGACAGAACAGGGAAGCTCCATGAAGGAACTCGCCGATACATGCAAAACAGAATTTAATTGGGATGCTGTGTTGGAGAATGAGTACATGTGCAAGATGTTCATGGTGTCGATGGGAGGATATTTACGATTTAACTATGCAGCTGGGAGAGAAGTTGCCCTGTTCTATGAAGAAAAGAATGGTGCGGAGGAGGCGACGGATAACGAAATCAGTATGTTCTTGCAGGCACATCATTGTACGGCATATGAATAG